The genome window TTATCAATGAAATGACTACCTCtcctaagaagaaagaaagaaaatgaaaagaaaacaaagacaggaAGTTGACTAGAGAGCAGATACCTGATCCAGAAAGTTTGAAAAGGGACTGTGAAGCCGGTTGGGTAAGGCGTCTGGGTCCCCTAGGAGACAAATGAGACTAAACGAAGAGGAAATAAGTCAAAGGCCTATTTTCAGAGGGGGGTTTTCAGCACCTCACATTGCACCTTATAAACCAGGACATGATCCTTTAACTGGATAATCTGACTCATCCATGCGCTTCAGTATGCTTAACAACAGTTACCACTTAGAACTATTACAGTAGGTCAGACACAGCGCCAGATCAGTGCTTTACCTCTCTCTTTTAACATtcaattttcaaacaaaatgaaagcagagagaaTGATTAATGAATCCCCATCTACCCATGGCCCATACTCCACAAGTATATTACCTTATTTAAGTGTCACCTTACTTACCCCTCTGAGGTATTGCTAACCCCATTTGACAGATAGGGAACAGGCTCAGAGATTATTTAAAGGGCTCATCCCCCCGATTCTAAATGGCGGGGGCCAGGATTCCTGGGCCCCGCCTCCAAAGCCCCCGTATCCTCGTGCGCACGTCCTTGTCATTCGTCTACACCTTCTCCTTCTGCCACAGCCCGTGGGAAACCATAAAGGGCAAGTGCCTGCCCTGTGACCGAGCCCTCTGTTTCTCCGCTCCCAGGTCGCAGAGGGCATGGAGCTGGAGAACCATGAACAGCACGTGGTGCTGAGAGAGGACAGCCGCCGCAGGCGCCGGAGGATGAAGCCGCGCAGCGCGGCGGCCAGCGCGTCCTCCATGGAGCTCATCCCTATTGAGTTCGTGCTGCCCACCAGCCAGCGCAACACCAAGACCCCCGAAACGGCGCTGCTGCACGTGGCTGGCCACGGCAACGTGGAGCAGATGAAGGCCCAGGTGTGGCTGCGTGCGCTGGAGACCAGCGTGGCTGCCGACTTCTACCACCGGCTCAGCCCCGACCACTTCCTCCTGCTCTACCAGAAGAAGGGGCAGTGGTACGAGATCTACGACAAGTACCAGGTGGTGCAGACCCTGGACTGCCTGCGCTACTGGAAGGTGCTGCACCGGAGCCCCGGGCAGATCCACGTGGTGCAGAGGCTCGCGCCCTCGGAGGAGACGCTGGCCTTCCAGCGCCAGCTCACGGCCCTCATTGGCTACGACGTCACCGACGTCAGCAACGTGCACGACGACGAGCTGGAGTTCACGCGTCGCCGACTGGTGACGCCGCGCATGGCCGAGGTGGCCGGCCGCGACACCAAGCTCTACGCCATGCACCCCTGGGTGACGTCCAAGCCCCTCCCCGAGTACCTGCTGAAGAAGATCACCAACAACTGCATCTTCATTGTCATTCATCGCAGCACCACCAGCCAGACCATCAAGGTCTCGGCCGATGACACCCCGGACACCATCCTCCAGAGCTTCTTTACCAAGATGGCCAAGAAGAAGTCCCTGATGGATATCCCTGAAAGCCAGAACGAACAGGACTTTGTGCTGCGCGTCTGTGGCCGAGATGAGTACCTGGTGGGTGAGACGCCCATCAGAAACTTCCAGTGGGTGAGGCAGTGCCTCAAGAACGGGGAAGAGATTCACCTGGTGCTTGACGCTCCGCCGGACCCAGCCCTGGACGAGGTGAGGAAGGAAGAGTGGCCGCTGGTGGACGACTGCACGGGAGTCACCGGCTACCATGAGCAGCTGACCATCCACGGGAAGGACCACGAGAGCGTGTTCACCGTGTCCCTGTGGGACTGTGACCGCAAGTTCAGGGTAAAAATCAGAGGCATTGATATCCCGGTCCTGCCCCGGAACGCGGACCTCACGGTTTTTGTGGAGGCAAACATCCAGTATGGGCAGCAAGTGCTTTGCCAAAGGAGAACCAGCCCCAAACCCTTCACGGAGGAGGTGCTCTGGAACGTGTGGCTTGAGTTCAGTATCAAGATCAAAGACTTACCCAAAGGGGCTCTGCTGAACCTCCAGATCTACTGCGGCAAAGCTCCAGCTCTGTCTGGTAAGGCCTCTGCGGAGACTCCCAGTCCCGAGTCCAGAGGCAAAGCCCAGCTTCTGTATTACGTGAACCTGCTGCTGATAGACCACCGGTTCCTCCTGCGCCACGGGGAGTATGTGCTCCACATGTGGCAGTTATCCGGGAAGGCGGAAGACCAAGGCAGCTTCAATGCTGACAAGCTCACGTCTGCCACCAACCCGGACAAGGAGAACTCAATGTCCATCTCCATTCTTCTGGACAATTACTGTCACCCCATAGCCTTGCCTAAGCATCGGCCCACCCCTGACCCGGAAGGGGACCGGGTTCGAGCAGAAATGCCCAATCAGCTTCGGAAGCAACTAGAGGCGATCATAGCCACTGATCCGCTGAACCCTCTCACAGCCGAAGAC of Physeter macrocephalus isolate SW-GA chromosome 5, ASM283717v5, whole genome shotgun sequence contains these proteins:
- the PIK3CG gene encoding phosphatidylinositol 4,5-bisphosphate 3-kinase catalytic subunit gamma isoform; translated protein: MELENHEQHVVLREDSRRRRRRMKPRSAAASASSMELIPIEFVLPTSQRNTKTPETALLHVAGHGNVEQMKAQVWLRALETSVAADFYHRLSPDHFLLLYQKKGQWYEIYDKYQVVQTLDCLRYWKVLHRSPGQIHVVQRLAPSEETLAFQRQLTALIGYDVTDVSNVHDDELEFTRRRLVTPRMAEVAGRDTKLYAMHPWVTSKPLPEYLLKKITNNCIFIVIHRSTTSQTIKVSADDTPDTILQSFFTKMAKKKSLMDIPESQNEQDFVLRVCGRDEYLVGETPIRNFQWVRQCLKNGEEIHLVLDAPPDPALDEVRKEEWPLVDDCTGVTGYHEQLTIHGKDHESVFTVSLWDCDRKFRVKIRGIDIPVLPRNADLTVFVEANIQYGQQVLCQRRTSPKPFTEEVLWNVWLEFSIKIKDLPKGALLNLQIYCGKAPALSGKASAETPSPESRGKAQLLYYVNLLLIDHRFLLRHGEYVLHMWQLSGKAEDQGSFNADKLTSATNPDKENSMSISILLDNYCHPIALPKHRPTPDPEGDRVRAEMPNQLRKQLEAIIATDPLNPLTAEDKELLWHFRYESLKDPKAYPKLFSSVKWGQQEIVAKTYQLLARREVWDQSALDVGLTMQLLDCNFSDENVRAIAVQKLESLEDDDVLHYLLQLVQAVKFEPYHDSALARFLLKRGLRNKRIGHFLFWFLRSEIAQSRHYQQRFAVILEAYLRGCGTAMLHDFTQQVQVIDMLQKVTIDIKSLSAEKYDVSSQVISQLKQKLEILQNLNLPQSFRVPYDPGLKAGALVIEKCKVMASKKKPLWLEFKCADPTALSNETIGIIFKHGDDLRQDMLILQILRIMESIWETESLDLCLLPYGCISTGDKIGMIEIVKDATTIAKIQQSTVGNTGAFKDEVLNHWLKEKCPIEEKFQAAVERFVYSCAGYCVATFVLGIGDRHNDNIMISETGNLFHIDFGHILGNYKSFLGINKERVPFVLTPDFLFVMGTSAKKTSLHFQKFQDVCVKAYLALRHHTNLLIILFSMMLMTGMPQLTSKEDIEYIRDALTVGKSEEDAKKYFLDQIEVCRDKGWTVQFNWFLHLVLGIKQGEKHSA